In a single window of the Rubidibacter lacunae KORDI 51-2 genome:
- a CDS encoding ABC transporter substrate-binding protein: MPLISKAVLVESGQLYWLRRRWRRAIALALASCCAVVVLSGCLGISPPSDRALPMGPSRTVVDAIGPVEVPETPQRVVVLDTAPLDAALALGTKPIGSIVYGEGFPAYLGDRTDGIEVVGQGNAPNLEAILKLKPDLILGSTIGIKSIYKPLSRIAPVVLTEGSGRSGEWAENFRLYAEALGKTAEAEQLLAEHDRKIAAIRSRLGNPEDTTVSIIGILQGEPYFYTANSFSGSVLQDIGFSRPSAQARPRRWAARASREDLASLDGDTIFLVYSPSRDGVTSLDEFVRDPLWSKLGAVQQERVYEVRGEVWAVGRNIIAANQIADDVAQLLLETE, encoded by the coding sequence ATGCCCTTGATTTCTAAAGCAGTATTGGTAGAGAGCGGTCAACTGTATTGGTTACGGAGGCGTTGGCGGCGCGCGATTGCCCTTGCCTTAGCGTCTTGTTGTGCCGTGGTCGTTTTGTCTGGTTGTTTGGGGATATCGCCTCCGAGCGATCGTGCCTTGCCGATGGGACCGTCGCGTACTGTCGTCGATGCAATCGGCCCCGTGGAGGTCCCCGAAACTCCTCAGCGCGTCGTAGTCCTCGACACCGCCCCGTTGGATGCGGCCTTGGCTCTAGGCACCAAACCGATTGGTTCGATTGTCTATGGTGAGGGGTTTCCTGCCTATCTGGGAGATCGGACGGATGGGATTGAAGTTGTGGGTCAGGGCAATGCTCCCAATCTCGAAGCAATTCTGAAGCTCAAGCCCGATTTGATCCTGGGCAGCACAATTGGCATCAAATCGATCTACAAGCCCCTCAGCCGCATTGCCCCAGTCGTCCTAACAGAGGGCAGCGGGCGATCGGGGGAGTGGGCCGAAAACTTTAGGTTGTATGCTGAAGCGCTTGGGAAAACTGCCGAGGCCGAACAACTCTTAGCGGAGCATGACCGAAAAATTGCTGCAATACGATCGCGTTTAGGCAATCCTGAAGACACAACGGTTTCGATTATTGGCATTCTCCAAGGGGAACCGTATTTCTACACGGCCAATAGCTTCTCAGGTTCTGTCCTCCAAGATATAGGCTTCTCCCGTCCATCCGCCCAAGCTCGTCCGCGTCGTTGGGCGGCTCGGGCCTCACGCGAAGACTTAGCAAGCCTCGATGGCGATACGATCTTTTTGGTTTACTCTCCGAGCCGCGATGGCGTTACCTCTCTCGATGAATTCGTTCGCGATCCCCTTTGGTCGAAGTTGGGTGCCGTCCAACAGGAGCGCGTTTACGAAGTCAGAGGTGAGGTATGGGCTGTCGGGCGCAATATCATAGCGGCAAATCAAATTGCCGACGATGTGGCGCAATTGCTGCTGGAAACGGAATAG
- a CDS encoding TonB-dependent receptor, translating to MQVAITGAEAPPEVQLSAAAGGLNFNVIPSQAIASTDDDDAIQVVVSATRREEDIRDVPRSITVIDRETIEKESILSNDLSDLLGKLVPGFGPPNPEGRTRAQSLRGREALILIDGIPQNTNTSFGTEFSSIDPSAIERIEVIRGPNAVYGDGATGGTVNIITRKPADEGIRSTAAVTLRPDFRRLNEGGFGYKLDYGLSGREGRFDFLINGAFDTEQSTFDAEGDRIPPNGLSNENETLNFLAKAGIEINENQRLDFSFNIFNNDFDSEFIFDPIVFEIEGLQKARALRVGEIDYDDSPDQTVTNISLAYKHEDIINSQLGFQIYYRDTDLTQITNDIRPFFPPNLFPEAPRVFQTNLENQEFGTRLQIDTELSERFSLLWGVDFAREENEALFNDIDPDAFDIDRRAIVTARPTQTPFYTLENLGLFAQGRWDISDRWLFNGGLRYENIRANVDTYTASPFSPAAIVGPPPEIEGGTVKDDDVTFNAGIVYRANSNIEAFFNFSQGFSLPGLDGVLGFLPEGTDIENTIALESQKVNNFELGVRGDWGDVQFTFAGFYNVSNLGSALIRDPETGFTVVQRAPQRNYGIEFTVDWQPADKWRVGSILTWNEGDFDPDDDGNFVALSSVNVQPLSATVYIENETLPGWQNRLQSLFIADRDRAFEDEVDSFEVDGYVLVDFISTLDLGRNGRLEFGIENLLNQQYLPVSSQERIGGAENRRFAGTGRLFSIRYALDF from the coding sequence GTGCAAGTAGCAATTACAGGGGCTGAAGCACCACCTGAAGTGCAATTGAGTGCTGCAGCTGGAGGCCTCAACTTTAACGTGATTCCCAGCCAGGCAATTGCTTCCACCGACGATGACGACGCCATTCAGGTGGTGGTTTCAGCAACGCGTCGCGAAGAGGATATTCGCGATGTCCCCCGCTCCATCACCGTCATCGATCGCGAAACAATTGAGAAGGAATCTATCTTAAGCAACGACCTCTCTGACTTGCTGGGGAAACTCGTGCCCGGCTTTGGACCACCCAACCCTGAAGGGCGTACCCGCGCCCAAAGCCTGCGGGGCCGGGAAGCCCTCATCCTGATTGATGGCATTCCCCAAAACACCAATACGTCTTTTGGGACCGAGTTTTCCAGTATCGATCCTTCGGCAATCGAGCGTATCGAAGTTATTCGCGGCCCCAACGCTGTCTACGGCGACGGAGCTACTGGCGGCACCGTCAACATCATCACGCGAAAACCTGCTGATGAGGGCATTCGGTCTACCGCTGCAGTTACGCTGCGCCCAGATTTTCGCCGCCTCAACGAGGGAGGCTTCGGTTACAAACTTGATTATGGCCTTTCTGGTCGTGAAGGTCGCTTTGACTTCCTGATTAACGGTGCCTTTGATACAGAACAATCGACGTTTGATGCTGAGGGCGATCGCATTCCACCCAACGGTCTCTCCAACGAAAATGAAACCCTTAACTTTTTAGCCAAAGCTGGTATTGAAATTAATGAAAATCAACGCTTAGATTTTAGCTTCAATATCTTTAATAATGACTTTGATAGTGAGTTTATTTTCGACCCAATTGTCTTTGAAATTGAAGGGCTTCAGAAGGCTAGAGCACTACGGGTTGGTGAAATCGACTATGATGACTCGCCCGATCAAACAGTCACGAATATCTCTTTAGCTTACAAACATGAGGATATTATCAATTCCCAACTGGGCTTCCAAATTTACTATCGGGATACCGACCTTACGCAGATCACTAACGACATCCGTCCCTTCTTCCCACCCAACCTCTTCCCCGAAGCCCCCAGAGTCTTCCAGACCAATCTCGAAAACCAAGAATTTGGTACGCGCCTGCAGATTGATACGGAATTGAGCGAGCGCTTCAGTTTACTCTGGGGCGTAGATTTTGCCCGTGAGGAAAACGAAGCTTTGTTTAATGACATCGATCCCGATGCCTTCGATATCGATCGCAGAGCAATTGTCACAGCCCGCCCAACCCAAACCCCCTTCTACACCCTGGAAAATCTGGGCCTGTTCGCACAGGGACGTTGGGATATCAGCGATCGCTGGCTTTTCAATGGCGGCTTGCGATATGAAAATATCAGAGCCAATGTAGATACCTACACGGCATCGCCATTTTCACCCGCAGCCATCGTCGGCCCGCCTCCCGAGATTGAAGGGGGAACGGTTAAGGATGATGATGTCACCTTTAATGCCGGTATCGTCTACCGAGCGAATTCTAATATCGAGGCATTCTTTAACTTCTCTCAGGGCTTTTCTCTCCCTGGCTTGGATGGCGTCCTTGGCTTCTTGCCAGAGGGTACGGATATCGAAAATACAATTGCCCTTGAGTCCCAAAAAGTTAACAACTTTGAATTAGGAGTTCGCGGCGACTGGGGCGATGTGCAATTTACTTTCGCTGGATTTTACAATGTTTCCAACCTAGGATCGGCGCTGATTAGAGATCCGGAAACTGGTTTCACTGTAGTTCAACGTGCCCCACAGCGCAACTATGGCATCGAATTCACTGTGGATTGGCAACCTGCCGATAAATGGCGTGTTGGGAGTATCCTCACTTGGAATGAAGGAGATTTCGATCCTGATGATGATGGGAACTTTGTTGCCTTGAGCTCCGTTAACGTACAGCCGTTATCCGCAACCGTATACATCGAGAACGAAACCTTGCCTGGTTGGCAAAATCGCTTGCAATCCTTGTTCATTGCCGATCGCGACCGTGCTTTTGAGGATGAAGTGGATTCCTTTGAAGTAGATGGCTACGTTCTCGTGGATTTCATTAGCACTCTAGACCTCGGTCGCAATGGCCGCTTGGAATTTGGTATCGAAAACCTGCTCAACCAGCAATACTTACCGGTCAGCTCTCAGGAGCGGATCGGTGGAGCGGAAAATCGTCGTTTTGCCGGTACCGGTCGTCTATTCAGTATTCGGTATGCCCTTGATTTCTAA